A single window of Microvirga mediterraneensis DNA harbors:
- a CDS encoding major capsid protein, producing MTLLAAQVLTLADLVKRSDANGNVASSIVEAMNRVNEALDDMQFREANDGSGHKTVIRTGLPAVAWRLLNYGVPKSKSTTAPVRDTTGMLEAYAEVDKTLVQLSGNAGAFRASEVRPFLESMSQEASSTLFYGNTEVNPERFLGLAPRMGKLSTDPTQSGYNIIDAGGTGATNTSLWMIVWGEDSVHGIYPKGTTAGLQHQDLGEVTLQDANGNNYQGYRDHFQWHLGLTVRDWRYVVRIANIDVALARTDMAYLKSILNKIIDAEERVYRIPGTATESGMPRAAWYGNRTVRSLIRTAQLEKIANNITTETIYGKPVTAINGVPLRAVDAILNTEARVV from the coding sequence ATGACACTACTTGCAGCGCAAGTGCTGACCCTGGCGGATCTCGTGAAACGCTCGGACGCAAACGGCAACGTGGCTTCCTCGATCGTGGAAGCCATGAACCGCGTAAACGAAGCCCTCGACGACATGCAGTTCCGCGAGGCCAATGACGGATCCGGCCACAAGACGGTCATCCGCACCGGCCTGCCTGCGGTCGCTTGGCGCCTTCTGAACTACGGCGTGCCGAAGTCCAAGAGCACCACCGCGCCCGTGCGCGACACCACCGGCATGCTCGAGGCTTACGCCGAGGTCGACAAGACCCTGGTGCAGCTGTCCGGCAATGCCGGCGCCTTCCGCGCCTCGGAGGTCCGCCCGTTCCTGGAGAGCATGTCGCAGGAAGCTTCCTCGACCCTGTTCTACGGCAACACCGAAGTGAACCCGGAGCGGTTCCTCGGCCTTGCCCCGCGCATGGGCAAGCTCTCCACCGATCCCACGCAGTCGGGCTACAACATCATCGACGCGGGCGGCACCGGTGCCACCAACACCTCGCTCTGGATGATCGTGTGGGGCGAGGATTCCGTCCACGGCATCTACCCCAAGGGCACGACCGCCGGCCTGCAGCATCAGGATCTCGGTGAGGTCACGCTGCAGGACGCCAACGGCAACAACTATCAGGGCTACCGCGACCATTTCCAGTGGCACCTCGGCCTGACCGTGCGCGACTGGCGCTATGTGGTCCGCATCGCCAACATCGACGTGGCGCTCGCCCGCACGGACATGGCCTACCTCAAGTCGATCCTGAACAAGATCATCGACGCCGAGGAGCGGGTCTACCGCATCCCGGGCACGGCGACCGAATCCGGCATGCCGCGCGCGGCCTGGTACGGCAACCGCACGGTGCGCTCGCTGATCCGCACGGCGCAGCTGGAGAAGATCGCCAACAACATCACCACGGAAACCATCTACGGCAAGCCGGTGACGGCGATCAACGGCGTGCCCCTGCGCGCGGTGGACGCGATCCTCAACACCGAGGCCCGCGTCGTCTGA
- a CDS encoding Bbp16 family capsid cement protein, which yields MIQDKQLEFSNAQAITATASSTNVIDLGPKNGRGTTGPGTPIEFTVGQTFVGAGTLTIQIRTSDSADMSGATVVAASPAFTAADLVAGKDLPYYPHIPVNTKRYVDLNYVASSAFTAGTLTARGTAAAQIGG from the coding sequence ATGATCCAGGACAAGCAGCTCGAATTCTCCAACGCGCAGGCGATCACCGCCACCGCGTCGTCCACCAACGTGATCGACCTTGGCCCGAAGAACGGCCGCGGCACGACAGGCCCCGGCACGCCGATCGAGTTCACGGTCGGGCAGACGTTCGTGGGCGCCGGCACTCTGACGATCCAGATCCGCACCTCGGACAGCGCCGACATGTCGGGCGCGACCGTGGTCGCCGCTTCGCCAGCCTTCACGGCGGCGGATCTCGTGGCCGGCAAGGATCTGCCGTACTACCCGCACATCCCGGTCAACACCAAGCGGTACGTGGACCTGAACTATGTCGCCTCGTCCGCCTTCACGGCGGGCACCCTCACGGCGCGCGGCACGGCGGCGGCCCAGATCGGCGGCTAA
- the gp10 gene encoding capsid staple protein: MAELVSMKLSDADRKAREREMLASPSYEGEQYPWGLSLNLDNDTMKRLNLKGLTAGQELSLVAVVKVTSATTSSYDDGKEHASASLQITDMALEMPSAKRSLADALYNKGE; this comes from the coding sequence ATGGCAGAACTCGTCTCGATGAAACTCTCCGACGCGGACCGCAAGGCGCGCGAAAGGGAAATGCTCGCGTCTCCGTCCTACGAGGGCGAGCAGTACCCGTGGGGCCTGTCGCTCAATCTCGACAACGACACGATGAAGCGGCTCAACCTCAAGGGCCTGACGGCCGGGCAGGAACTCTCCCTCGTGGCGGTGGTCAAGGTCACGAGCGCCACCACGTCAAGTTACGACGACGGCAAGGAACATGCCTCGGCCTCGCTCCAGATCACCGACATGGCGCTCGAAATGCCGTCGGCGAAACGATCTCTGGCGGACGCCCTCTACAACAAGGGTGAGTGA